Genomic window (Streptomyces cadmiisoli):
CGGCGCACACCATCTGCACCAGCTCGGCGGTGGACTCCTCCGGGTACGGCGCGTGTCCCTGCACGGCCCGGAACAGCAGCGCGCCCAGCGCCCACAGGTCGGTCGAGGGCCCGATGGGGGGCGCCAACCGCCAGTTCTCGTGCACCGGTCCGGCCTGCTCGGGCGCCCACCGCTCGGTCACCGGCCCGACCACGGCCATCCGCGCCTGCCGGGCCCGCTCGGCGGCCAGCGCGGTGGTCGGCCCGCGCCGCGCCACCGGCGTCCCGGCGACGAGGTCGTCCCAACTGCTGGGCGCCGGCACCGGGTCGGTCCCACCGGACGGCAGAGCCGTACGGTCCGTCGGCACCGCGGTCCCGTGGCCGGGCGCGGGCGCCCCTTGCCGGGCGAGGCCGTCGCCGTGGAGCGCGCCCTGCCCGTACCGGTCGGTGCTCGCCGCGCCGCCCGGCCAGGGCGTGCCGCGTACACCGTAGGGGTCGGCGATCTGTCCCGGCGGCGCGCCGTCGGGCGTGTGGAGCCGGCCGGCACCGGGGGCGTACGGCTGCTCCGCACCGCCTTCGGAGGCGGGACGGGCGCCCGGCAACGCCGGCCGTCCGGTCTGCTGCTCGGCCTGACCCGAGGTGTACGGCGACTGCGCCCCGGCGCCCTCGGACCCCGAACGTGCTTCCGGCAGCGCCGCGCGCCCGCTCTGCTGCGCTTCCTGGACCCGGGCCGCCGCGCGCGCCCCCGCCCGGTACGCGGCGATCGCCCCGGCCCGCTGGGCCCGGATGTCCCCTCCCGTCTCCTGCGCCCTGCGGGCCGGGACGGCCGATCCGCCGGGTGTGTGCACGCCGCTGCCTCCCGGCAGCGGCAGCCCTCGCGCCGCCCTCGCCTCGATGGCGGCGCGCCGCGCGGCCTCGGGATCGCCCCCGCCGACACCACCCGGCACCCCGGCTCCACGGGACCCACCGGTCCCACCGATCCCACCGGTCCCACCGGTCCCACCGGGTGCTACGGCCCCACGAGCCGCAATGGCCCCACCGGGCCCAAAAGTCGTACCCGGCCCGATGGCCGCACCGGCCCCACCGGCCGCGCCCGTCGCTCCGCTCGCTGCGGAACCCCCACCGGAACCCGGGCGACCGCCCGGGTCAGCGGCGCCACCGCCCTCGTCGGCGCCGTACATCCACTCCGGCACCGGGTCGTACCCGCACAGCGCCTCCTCGGCCGCCCCGACCGCGAGGCCGGTCAGCATGACCCGTCCGTCGTCGCAGACGAGCACCGTGCGAGCGGTGATGTTCCGGTGCACCCACCCGTGCGCGTGCAGCACCCGGAGCGCTGTCAGCACATCGGACGCGACCTCGGCCGCCCGGTACGGCGTCAGCGGCTGTTCGGCCAGCAGCGCCGCCAGCGGCCGGGACGCCACCCACTCGCTGACGATCCACAGCGAACCGCCCTC
Coding sequences:
- a CDS encoding protein kinase; its protein translation is MEDYAGRVLADRYRLPLPPSDEYELTETRAFDTYSGQEVLVRQVPLPEVVEAEVLDAEGLPDGFTARDRGARRTPAPRAGTRRPTDPAVRRAVEAAQAAARIPDHPRLDQVFDVFAEGGSLWIVSEWVASRPLAALLAEQPLTPYRAAEVASDVLTALRVLHAHGWVHRNITARTVLVCDDGRVMLTGLAVGAAEEALCGYDPVPEWMYGADEGGGAADPGGRPGSGGGSAASGATGAAGGAGAAIGPGTTFGPGGAIAARGAVAPGGTGGTGGIGGTGGSRGAGVPGGVGGGDPEAARRAAIEARAARGLPLPGGSGVHTPGGSAVPARRAQETGGDIRAQRAGAIAAYRAGARAAARVQEAQQSGRAALPEARSGSEGAGAQSPYTSGQAEQQTGRPALPGARPASEGGAEQPYAPGAGRLHTPDGAPPGQIADPYGVRGTPWPGGAASTDRYGQGALHGDGLARQGAPAPGHGTAVPTDRTALPSGGTDPVPAPSSWDDLVAGTPVARRGPTTALAAERARQARMAVVGPVTERWAPEQAGPVHENWRLAPPIGPSTDLWALGALLFRAVQGHAPYPEESTAELVQMVCAEPPAFAEECGPLRPVVESLLRQDPTERLDFEELRGWLRSLVRSAPEPEAGVHVVAAPPADASRLPIVRRKGELVRRRRAGLPAAHGRHKRDRHKQKTGSPRSLGRTLLVLVLLAMAGAIAYAVLFMPKAGEGGGGAGGPERTGAAGQVGNAPERTPEASSEPRPDQNASGEPAESAGSTEAQTDAPQVADGFELRTDPEGFRVAVAEGWQRTPEKGNGRVVYGKGDFELIVVPGRDGADEYGGDPMTYQREREPELLPYRESSWATSTGLKTIEVGGRTMAEGQFTWTGEGGGELFVRNLAMLVDGRYHVVQLRGPESERDEVTRLYEQAAATYRATG